ATAGGATGTATATAGCTCCAGTGGAGTAATCTTGGTAACAAAGATTTTCAATATCTtaactatgttattatatttatttttcctcagAACATCTTATTTTTGTATCGCAAGCAACATAAAGAGATATGCAGATGATAAAAAAGACATGTGAGATGAAAGATTACTTGCTATTATACCGGTCTTGTACAAACAATAGTGAGTGACGTCTTTTAACAAGcacaaaatcagttttagaacaaaacacctttgttgcagtaaacagttgtgtgcaacattttcatagcctcaatctaaaaacaaattcttcaaaatccaatgttataaatttttctttgcgctcgacagactgcgaatatggcccggccatcgtgttggatgaggccatattagaagaggtctgttcctcgaaattccttggaatttaccttgatcaaggtttgacatggaattttcatatcgattacgtttgctccaaattagcctcaggcatttatgtgctgaggtctctagctaaatactgccctattcaggttatgatgacggcttattatggcttgatctatccacatctcacctatggactagtgctgtggggtgcatgtgcaagtaaccaatttgtAAGAAcgttcaagcttcaaaaacgagcgatacgtatcattgcaaaattaaaattaatagagtcgtgcaggccagttttcaaaagattgcaactgttgactctgccaagtctctacattttagaaacaacgtcatattgtatgcttaaatgcaccttgaccaacggacgggatgttcactcgtacgagacaagaggcagagaaaactaccgaaccaggagacacaggacgatagttcatgaacgtttgccctcacaggcaggagttcatctcatcaacagcttgccagatgaaattaaaaattcacctacgcataaaaaatttaaaactcgtttgaaacgctgtttagtgtccaacactttttatagcgtgaacgagtttatggcatataactgggagaccgcacaatcagaagacttgctctcgaattgaggtgggtaaaaaattggcgatgaaCGGAGCAGAGTgagtttcaaaatgtatgtatgaatgagagttcgatgtagcatgtgtgtcaaaattattagatacttgacgtttgctatacaaatttactatttgtctccgcaataaatacttgactattgactattgacccGTTACCTGGACACGGGGCTAAACTTGCAAAGACCTTGTAGACGACCGGGTTTAtagcaaaatagtaataaataaactatgttatTACACTCGTtactaagttttatttttcagtagCTTCAAGAAAAATCTCTTCTCCAGAAATGTATtcgaaataaaaacatgtttagttAAAAGAATTGTTTAACAATATGTGGTGTAATAAACTGTGTTAACTATGTTTTTATTCTATGAGGGACGCGAGAGCAGGCCTTCGTGCAGGCGCTGAGCTCGGCAGCGGTAACTCATGCCGTTGCTCGCGCCTGCGCCGCCGGGTTACTGGCACACTGCGCCTGCGCATCTCCACCCACTGACCCTCCAGACGGCGCCTTCAAGTGGGGTGGCTGTGGCGACAACCTGCGCTGGGCCGCTCACTTTTCACGGCAGTTCGTGGACTCGGCGGACAAACACAGACCAGGACGACGCTACAGAGAGAGGTTGCGGCTGGCCAACATCTCGGTGGACGAGGGAGACAGAGAATTAGCACTCGTCAACCTCCACAACAACCGCGCCGGCAGACGGGTAAGTAATATATTTGACTCCCGAGTTATGTAATGACAGTAAACCACATATCGACGAACTCAGCAGTGAGATCTGTTGGCAGGGCAGGCGGTAGAGAGCAGTGTCCAGGCGCAGTGCAAGTGTCACGGGGTCTCGGGCTCATGTAGTGTCCGAACATGCTGGAAGGCTTTACCACCGCGTCTGTTTGAGGTAGGGGTGCGCCTTCTGCGCCTTTACCCGCGTGCTGTGGAAGTCCGAGCCAACCCCGCCGTGGGCCGCCGCCTGCTGCCGGCTCGACCTACCCGCTACTCCCAGGACGATCTCGTCTACGTCGCCAAGAGCCCGGATTATTGTCACCGAGACTACCGCGTAGGGAGTGTCGGCACTTACGGAAGGTATGCAAGCAGAATTCTTCTTTCCtcaattttaaggtttttttttgcaTTCGTATTACAATATAGTATTACCATAATTTTTTCCCTGCTCATATTCAAACTATCGCTTTCAGTATGtaacatattgtattttattccCTTAGCTGTCAGGCTGATTCTTATTCTATCTCTATTCAAAAATTCAACATGACAGTTTCAGCTTCGAAACGGTATTTTTACACTGATTTGGTAAAGTCGACTATTGCACAGTTCAAATCCTAAACGACAATTCAATAATGAAGCTAACATTGCATGTTAAATTAACATACGAggacaaatatttatatttttgagaatttaacTGTTTCACGCAAAAAAACGAAGACATTCTTATAATGTAAGAATTTGTGTAAGCAGACTAGCGTAGCTTATTGTGGAGGTTTCTCTAATAGGTAAAACGCAATTTTACTGCGATCATCTTCACATACTACGTCATTTATTAAGGACATGTAATgcccttcttaaaatcgtgtagTTTTCTGTCCTGGCGTGATGACGGACAAGAAAGATGCTATATTCTTGAAACTCAATGCATACTCGTAGGAAGAACGGAGATTTTGGGGATCAACATGTCTAAGAGCAACAGGATTACAGTTGGCAACGTTCGAGCGGCGTATAGATATATTCAGCGTCATGTTGCTGGTATGGTTATTGCATAACGAATATAGTTACACTGTATGTATTCTGTTGGGTCCTTTGAGACATCTTTGTAGATTGTTTTATTAAAGAAGTGTGAGAAAAATTAGTTAGCCTCCAGCGAAGATGTGGTCATAGATGTGGCTTTAGAGGCATTGCCTCAGCTAGCCCTTAAACAAAGTGAATACTACTATATTCGATTGAAGAATAGTCCATAATAACTACAAACAAGTACCGTGTTTCCAGTAACGTGAGCCAATAGACATTCTTTAACCTGCACTCGCTCATCCAACCAAGGCATTTCTTGCGATTTCGGCAATTTAACGAAACGTTATTAATCTTTAACGACACGCAACCAAATCTAATTCAATTCCGTCGATTCTGACAGAATTCATAGCAATTTTATAAAGTCTCATAATCCATTGAACTCACACTGCTGCTATGAGTTGTACTAACAGATTACCCAAAGATTACCTTGACATTTTAAataggacaaaataaaaaacctaaattatCTGTGCTTAATAGTATTAAtagaagtaaattataaatgtggCCTTGTCTAATGAGCACTCTGCTTTTGAAACTAAGAGATAAGAAAGTctaaaagttttgaaatgtttactcgatgtaaacaaacacacaaatGGTGAGTGGTACTAAAATGTGTTCCTAGTCACATTTCTAGTGGGGTCACACACATTACCTTCTACACGGTTAACGGGCTCAATATTGGGATTCGGACCCGAAAATCCGGACCTGTCATTCCCGTC
The Homalodisca vitripennis isolate AUS2020 chromosome 4, UT_GWSS_2.1, whole genome shotgun sequence DNA segment above includes these coding regions:
- the LOC124359634 gene encoding protein Wnt-11b-2-like, which codes for MGRLQAIFCREVLGTLIAAVFVILASDHAQAIRWLALQTQGWNTTAECRQARLAGELSRRQTRLCRSSLDTMVQVTRAASSTVAVCQDLLQDRRWNCSSIQLAPHFTPDLTTGTREQAFVQALSSAAVTHAVARACAAGLLAHCACASPPTDPPDGAFKWGGCGDNLRWAAHFSRQFVDSADKHRPGRRYRERLRLANISVDEGDRELALVNLHNNRAGRRAVESSVQAQCKCHGVSGSCSVRTCWKALPPRLFEVGVRLLRLYPRAVEVRANPAVGRRLLPARPTRYSQDDLVYVAKSPDYCHRDYRVGSVGTYGRMCNNSVEGHLNCANMCCGRGYETRTVEKVERCHCKYYWCCYVKCKTCRSWVNINRCN